The following is a genomic window from Manihot esculenta cultivar AM560-2 chromosome 9, M.esculenta_v8, whole genome shotgun sequence.
AGTTTGACTTAATATGATTTTTTCCCTTGTTAaaagtgataaaaaaatatataaaatttagaagTTATTGTCATTTTTCCTTTGTCAAATTATTCAGTTTAGGATAAAGcatgtaataatattttattggggaagtataaaaaagaaatataaaccctgaaataaaaatgaaagCACATGATACTTTTTTAtacttttcctttttaattataattataatttacttGCTACTAGGGATTTTTTTAACGTTATGATACTACAGGTACTACTTTGAcacaaattgaattataaatgcTGAagtgaaaatgaatgaaatcacaggttttttttttgtactttttcctattttattttctgttttggtagTTGAATCGTCATGTTTTTTGATGAGGCTGTTATTCATGTTGCTAAAACTATTGGCTTGGCTAAATATCAGTTTCCTTGGAATCCTTCTATAGTTGGTTTTGATTTTCAAGGATTTCAAAAACTGGCTCATCTTATTAAGTGTTTTGTGTTGACAACTGCAAGTGGATGTGTGGGTGATGGTTTGTGGGAACTTAGATGTTCTTCAGGTTATGAAATTTAACATCCATGATATTTTTGTCTTATCAATACTTCTCAGCTGTATATTATCAGAAGTTAAGAGTATGTAGGTTTTGTAGAATGACCCTAATATTTGTCTGATGATCTTCAAGGACTTAATACTGTTCTTGGTTCTGCATTGATCATATTTCTTGCATGCTCAGGTACCAAATACCAGAGAATTGGCCTTATCAGGAGGCTCGACAGCTTTTCAATAAACCAATTGTCCTTGCTGATGAAGAGGTGCCTGAGCTTAAGTGGACTGCCCCAGATGAAGAGGTCATTTACTGTTTAATGAAAATGGGTTCAATAGTAATCAGGTGGAAGGGTTGGAAATTTTTTCTGGCATGTTGAATTAAAATGggttattttatcatttttttgcAGGGTCTGATTACTTTCTTGGTGAATGAAAATGGGTTCAATATTGATCGGGTAACAAAGGTGGGCACATATCACAATTGCACAAGTCTCTGTGCAGGATTTCTCTGATGGGTCCTCTGTTTTAGGAAATATGCACACTGTTTATtggttttcatttttttaattgtgacaggcaatagaaaaaattaaagcAGCTAAGAACAAGTCATCTCAAGGCCGGTAAGTAATGCTTAGCTGATTACAAATGGGGTATTGTATTTTCAGAAATTAGTACAAATAGTGACTAGTATGTCAGTTTAATTCAATTGTCTTCAAGGTTTTAGACTTTTAGTTGCACCTAATGTGTAAATTTATGATCCTTCCTTGGAGGAATGTAAAGGGATACATGTGAGAAAAGAAAATCAGCATTATCGGAATTTGGAATATCATCTGTGATTCCATTGGAGATTTAGCTTCACAGAGCACCCCCCCTCTCCCGATCACACACATATGACATGCCTGCTTCCTTCCCTTCTTTCCTGGTGATAGAGGGCTAATCATCCCACAACATTCACCATATCTTTATGATGATAATTTTGTGCGCCATTCCAcctttcattttatattttctgccTGCAAGTCAGCTGTCTGGTTTAAATTGGTTTTCAAGAAtgttaatatttttcatttttctgaTTTATAGGTGTGAAACTGATTGCTTAGCTTGCACATGTACCATATTCAAACACTTCTCAATTTATAGTGTCTAAATTGCAGTTTTAGAAGCTAGGATGAACCTGCAACTCCTTGAAACTATAGTTTGATTGTACTTgcgttattttttatttcactgTCTGATCATGCCTTGTTCTTTCTTCTACAGTTTGGAATCATTTTTCAAGCCAGTTGCCAACGCATCCATACCTATTAAGCGGAAGGTATCATCCTATTGAGTACTTCCAAATATCATTGATTGGCATTATTTATGTATGTGCTTTTGGGGTTCATGCTCAATTAAATAGTCTCAATCCCAAATTAGCTGTCTGGACCTAGTTTTCTTGCTTTTCTGTTTAGGGACTTTCTGTGACCTTCTGGTGAATTATAGTGCGACATGATTTTGTACCACTTCTGCCCACATCATTTTTGGTTTGTGTCTTCTGTTTTTTACTCCTAGGTCCTATCACTTCTACTTGGTTTGCCATTCTTATTATATCCGCATATTCCAGTAAACAATGATATTTTAAAAGCAAAAAAATTCAGCAAGATTGACAGCCTGAAATTTAGCATTTTTCTAGGGAACTTGGTCTGTCCAAAGGACCTTGGACATTGGGTTAATtgctaataaaaattatagagttCTGGTGGCAAGGCAGGGTTTTTTTCTCGCTCACCCTAGATACCATTCCTAGCAGAGTGGTGGTTTTTGCTTATTGTCTAGGCCTGCTGGGTTGTTTATTCTTCTTTCACCACTTTCATCTCATTGAGCTTTGGTTCAGTCTTTCCTATGCTGATTGCACGTGTAGTTTCTTCTTTTCTAATGATTTCATTGATTGAAGAAGGTGCTTATGTAGGTGAAGTTGCTTTTTGCCCCCAGCTGGGAAGAGGGTAGGGTGAGGGTGGGATTTTAAGGATATGGTACGTTGGGGCTTGCTAATGAAGAGCTTTTCTAATCTCAGTTAATATAATAGGTCTACGCATTCCTTGATGGTGGTAACTTTGGCAAATCCAAGGAAACCATGGTGTTGTGCCCTTCCAGCTTATTCTGTTATTGTTCAGCTTGGAAAATTTGCACATCTAAACTTGCATTATCTAATTTGGTTATCTATGTTTCAAGGTGCTGCAAGCAAGAGTAGTTGCTAACCTTAAATAGTTTTTGGGCCTCCTTTTTCATTTCCAAAATAAATTTGTTGTAGTATATGATCCTTATCCTTTGCTTCTTATGGTCTTGAGAAACCTAAACTGATTAGCACTATAATTTCTTGGATACTGGATGACAGGAAACTAAATGTGTGCTTCAATCTCCTAAGCCAGCAATCAAGTCTAAAATTCTCCCTCTTCAAGTTTGTAATTGTTCTGTTCCCAAGGTCATTGGCAGCTTAAGCCAGCCAATTGTCTACCTGGAATCCAAGCTCTCCACACCATCCAGAGGTTTCTGTTTCGGTGGATGAAAATGAACCTGAAAACTCTAGTGAACCTTCAGAACCAATTTGTATTCATTGCTATTCCACGTGGCTCACTATTTCAGGCTACCAGCATAAAATTGTTGCATTCTTGCAAATAGAGACTACTTTCATGAGGAAAGCAAATTTTTATCAATGACTCCTAATTCTATCCAGTGTTGTAACTGATAGACACTATATTTGAATCATGCGTACAGATGTCTCTCATGGAAGGAATTGGTCGATTGCTGGTATTCATTTTTAGTTTTCATTCTTTAAACATTCTGTGACAGGAAACACCGGATAACAGGGGTAAAGAATCTAGTGGTAAGAAGTCCAAGGCTGGAAGtggtaagaagaagaagtagcTAATTTGATGAAACCTTATCAAACAAATGAATGTTAGGTAATCAGGTAAAAAGTTTGATTATGACACTGATAAGTTATTTGCCTGCATCAATTTTGTCTTTTCTTCTGAGCCTTGATTTCCAATTCATTTGTGGAGCAGTTACTGTTTCATGCGTGAGAAGGATGTGTACTGTAAGCATATaatggttatgcatgtttttgaaaaTTGTTTCTAGTTGCAATTTTCCTGACAATGTTGTTTCTTATTGGTGTTATCAGGTTAGAAGTTTCTTGCTCAAAGGATGCAATAGTGATCTAAGTTTGCTGATGCATTTTGTAACTATCGATCTGGAAAATAGCAAGgtgtataatattttaatgttgtcCTGTAGGCCTGAGTTAGATATGTGGATCGTGGTTACTTTTTGCAGGCACGTTTTCCTCGTCATTTTTAACAGCAGACATGGATGTCTGCAACTCCTAAAGCACAATAGAGacaaatcataattaatttgtAATTGTAATTATAATGATGCATAAATCtagttttatcattttttttaatttttattttgtttaaggAATTTCTGAAGAAGATGAGAGTTGAATTGCCCAATATACCCttaatgttttatattatttatctaataatattttttattttaatttagtaattaaaattaattgatattttattccttaaactgttttctttatattttttataggcttaaatatcatttatttttaaaattaaaaaaaaattcaattcaaaacaaattaaatgatcaagtttaatttataattttgaaaaatgtaatttatttttttaacaaataatatCCATAGTATCCCTTGCTTATTCTTCGAGAAATTGCATGCAGAAACTCttaaggaaaaggaaaaaaatcaaCTAGAGAATAAGTGACAAAGCCATTGATTTCTACCAAGTACCAAACCAACATGAGTCTCCACCTGCTTGATTAATTGTCCCTTCCACTGCAACTATCCTTATATTAACTATTGTGCCTGCTCAAACTGTAATGATTGATTGCATATAATAACATGGTTTACAACAAACAAACTTAATCATTCATTGATCAACTGAGCTGAGTCTGAAATTAAAACACAAATGATTATCacagagaaaaagagagagagcccCACAAAGAGTGGGTTTGGCTGTCCTTGGAGGAAGCCTTCTGTTTCTTTCTTCACTTTTCAAACATTCTACCATATCGCTGAACTGGCCACCACAAAAAAGTAACTTGGGGTTACCAGCTCAAATGAATACAAGGGCAAAAGAGACAACAACAATAATTCACATATATGCTTGTAATGGACTGATTCATGTGCCAATCGAGGtagttttaaattataaaaagtggATGACTCTCAAATTTAAATATGCACATCTATATATTCTGAAATATTCATATTTatggtaataaaaaaaaaaaaaaaactttccgtttcaaaacaaaaaattattgGACTGATTCATGTATTtcaaattatattcattttatattcaaaaggaaaaaaatatgaaGAAACGTGTTTTACTATATGTAGATGTACTATAAATATAGTTCCCAACTTCACTCCTGTTCATCCATTCTAAACAAacccttctcttctctttcattcttttcccaactttcttttctttttctctgtaCTCTTCTTTAATTGTAAACTCCAAAGAGGGAGGAGGGAGTGAAAGGACAAAAGAATCCCACGATCATTTCCACCATGAAGGCCGCCGTGGTGGTACTATTTGGTATTTTCTTGGCCTCTGTGATGGCTGATCCTGAGTTGCTTCAAGATGTCTGTGTTGCTGATCTTTCCTCTGGTACTTCTTCTAAATTCTTACATTCTTTAAGATTATTCTTTTTCTGATAATGGGTTTAGAAATTTATAATCTTTAATGGCTGATTCATGTGTTTATGTTTATTCTAAATCATTAAACAGCAGTGAAAGTTAATGGCTTCGTCTGCAGAGAAAATATCACAGCAGATGACTTCTTCTTCACCGGGCTAGCCAAACCTGGGCTAACCAACAACACCATGGGCTCTCTGGTCACTGCAGCCAGTGTTCAGAAAATTCCAGGCCTTAACACCCTTGGAATCTCCATGTCTCGCATTGACTACGCCCCAGGTGGTCTTAATCCTCCCCACACCCACCCACGAGCCTCCGAGATAGTCTTTGTCATCAAAGGCCACCTGGAGGTGGGCTTCATCACCACCGCTAACGTTCTGATCTCAAAGACCATCAAGAAGGGTGAGATATTTGTTTTCCCAAAAGGGTTGGTGCATTTTCAGAAGAATAATGGCAAGGTATCCGCCGCCGTAATCGCCGCCTTCAACAGCCAGCTTCCAGGAACTCAAGCTATAGCAGCCACATTATTCGCTGCCACACCCCCGGTTCCAGACCACGTGTTAACCAAGGCCTTTCAAGTGGGAAAAAAGGAGATTCGGAAAATCAAGTGCCGGTTGGGTTCAAATAAGTAATTAAAGAGTGTATTGGGCCATTCATTCACTTGAATCTGTTTTTCAGTTCATTTATGGGATTTGTCCTTcctaaatatttgattttattctAGAAGAGTAAATTTAATAAGACtctgaattttatataaatataatatgatTTCACAAAGTTAAAGGGAATCGAAtgttttttaactaaaaattacTACTTTTTGTAAAAGAAGAAAATCCAAAAATTGTGCCTAAGAAACCAAGAAGAATTAAAATTAGGGGTAGACTTGGTGGATGGCTGAATGGTTCTTGTCTATCagtaaatagataaaatttgtCATTTTACACTACGGATAAAATCTTTCATCAAGTTACGATAAATGGGGACCAACGGTCATCAACAATAATTTCAGATCATCATGCTATATGACCGTTGGGCTCATGGATTGGATTGGATTCATTCTGTACCCTTTAAATGGGGCCCTTCACAGGTTTTGTCCTGCCATATTTTACTTGCCTTCACTGTCTTTTTCCGAAAGTGAAAGGCTCTCATTCAATTGGAAAAAAGAGGgcatttttctttcatgctttacCAAAGTTAAAGTGACAATACATGAGTGAATCataaagaaacaaaagaaatgTGACTTGTCAAAGGGAGGCCAAACTGGATAATTTTGGCAAGATGCAATATCATTTGCCTTTGGAATATTCTCAGACCAACTAAAGGATTTGTTAGCTCTTCATTAAAATCTAAGCAGGA
Proteins encoded in this region:
- the LOC110622997 gene encoding germin-like protein 5-1 isoform X1, yielding MKAAVVVLFGIFLASVMADPELLQDVCVADLSSAVKVNGFVCRENITADDFFFTGLAKPGLTNNTMGSLVTAASVQKIPGLNTLGISMSRIDYAPGGLNPPHTHPRASEIVFVIKGHLEVGFITTANVLISKTIKKGEIFVFPKGLVHFQKNNGKVSAAVIAAFNSQLPGTQAIAATLFAATPPVPDHVLTKAFQVGKKEIRKIKCRLGSNK
- the LOC110622997 gene encoding germin-like protein 5-1 isoform X2, producing MKAAVVVLFGIFLASVMADPELLQDVCVADLSSVKVNGFVCRENITADDFFFTGLAKPGLTNNTMGSLVTAASVQKIPGLNTLGISMSRIDYAPGGLNPPHTHPRASEIVFVIKGHLEVGFITTANVLISKTIKKGEIFVFPKGLVHFQKNNGKVSAAVIAAFNSQLPGTQAIAATLFAATPPVPDHVLTKAFQVGKKEIRKIKCRLGSNK